One Cryptococcus neoformans var. neoformans B-3501A chromosome 10, whole genome shotgun sequence DNA window includes the following coding sequences:
- a CDS encoding hypothetical protein (Match to ESTs gb|CF190095.1|CF190095, gb|CF189867.1|CF189867; HMMPfam hit to WD40, WD domain, G-beta repeat, score: 119.1, E(): 1.1e-32) has product MSGTLISSLVWVPRGRAAEKPKKYQLDEDEIERVGKLGGPGVLEQLKSEIAAVEDGEEMEGGDEEEDWEDEDDEEGNEEADNDDDDEKMDEDKEPEKPFDPNDLSAFKMDEYDEEESKGVAMGAFANIKGLTYYRDNEEDPYITLKEDEEENEDEELVLLPTDSMIISARTTSDLSSLDFHVYADVDENLYAHHDLMLPAFPLCVEWLDFSPGPDANGAAPEGAKPGNYVAVGSFDPSIEIWDADLVDGLYPRAILGPSPSLEKPEAKPLGTGKKKRKQMVQPAANADYHVQPVLSLSWTPNHRNLLLSGSADGTIKLWDLTRESPMGAMRSWDKVHGGEKVQAVEWNRSTVGGLDKVCLSAGYDRTVKVWDGRAVDEAIGLQVASDIECVRWDPWEPYSFYVSLENGLILSYDSRVLSSSKSSSLATGSSKSSGFLTTAQPKFTLSAHDGPASALDINPHIRGCILTAGMDKTVKIWNVQDEESEGIPRRKREINLATSRDLGLGRVFAARWSPDPETPLTVAAAGSKATLQVWDVASNPGARKAFGERLRRHGRELGEIKKGGGIVAVDGGEEEESEGEE; this is encoded by the exons ATGTCTGGAACACTTATTTCTTCCCTCGTATGGGTTCCCAGAGGCCGTGCGGCGGAAAAACCCAAAAAGTATCAGCtcgatgaagacgagatcGAACGTGTAGGCAAGCTCGGCGGGCCTGGTGTTCTCGAACAGCTCAAGAGTGAGATAGCGGctgtggaggatggtgaagagatggaaggcggtgatgaggaagaggactgggaggacgaggatgacgaagagggTAATGAGGAGGCAGAcaatgacgatgacgacgagaagatggatgaagacaaGGAGCCCGAGAAGCCATTTGACCCTAATGACCTATCAGCTTTCAAGATGGACGAAtacgatgaagaggagtcCAAAGGCGTTG CGATGGGTGCTTTCGCCAACATCAAAGGTCTGACATATTATCGCGACAACGAGGAAGATCCATATATCACCCTCAAGGAG gatgaagaagaaaacgaggacgaggagcttGTTCTCCTCCCCACAGATTCTATGATTATCTCTGCCCGAACGACCTCCGACCTCTCATCCCTCGATTTCCATGTCTACGCCGATGTCGACGAGAACCTTTATGCGCACCATGACCTTATGCTTCCTGCCTTCCCCTTGTGTGTGGAATGGCTAGACTTCTCTCCTGGTCCTGATGCCAACGGTGCTGCTCCCGAAGGCGCTAAGCCCGGTAACTACGTCGCTGTTGGCTCTTTCGACCCCAGTATTGAAATATGGGATGCCGACCTCGTTGATGGTCTTTATCCCCGGGCTATCCTCGGCCCATCACCTTCGCTTGAAAAGCCAGAGGCCAAACCCCTTGGTACCGgtaagaagaagcgaaaaCAAATGGTACAGCCTGCTGCCAACGCCGACTACCATGTCCAGCCCGtgctttctctttcctggACACCCAATCACCGAAACCTGCTCCTTTCCGGTTCTGCCGACGGTACTATCAAACTTTGGGATTTGACTCGTGAATCACCCATGGGTGCTATGCGCAGCTGGGACAAGGTCCATGGTGGTGAAAAGGTTCAGGCTGTGGAGTGGAACAGGAGCACCGTCGGCGGTTTGGACAAGGTCTGCCTGAGTGCAGGTTATGACAGGACGGTCAAGGTTTGGGATGGGCGAGCGGTGGACGAAGCTATCGGATTGCAAGTCGCTAGTGACATTGAGTGTGTCAGATGGGACCCATGGGAGCCTTACTCTTTCTAC GTTTCTTTGGAGAATGGTCTCATTCTCTCTTACGACTCTCGAGtgctctcatcctccaaatcgTCATCTCTTGCTACAGGCTCCTCCAAGTCCTCTGGCTTCCTTACTACCGCTCAACCTAAATTCACCCTCTCTGCGCACGATGgtcctgcttctgctctTGACATCAATCCCCACATCCGCGGGTGTATCCTTACTGCGGGCATGGACAAAACTGTCAAAATTTGGAACGTCCAAGACGAGGAATCTGAAGGTATTCCCCGCCGCAAGAGGGAAATCAATCTTGCCACCTCACGAGACCTTGGCCTTGGTAGGGTCTTCGCCGCCCGATGGTCACCTGATCCCGAGACACCACTTACAGTTGCGGCAGCCGGTAGCAAAGCGACTTTGCAAGTGTGGGACGTGGCCTCCAACCCCGGAGCAAGAAAAGCGTTCGGTGAGAGGCTGAGAAGACATGGGCGGGAGTTAGGTGAGATCAAGAAGGGTGGCGGTATTGTGGCTGTTGACggaggtgaagaggaagaatctgagggagaagagtag
- a CDS encoding hypothetical protein (Match to ESTs gb|CF186575.1|CF186575, gb|CF186061.1|CF186061; HMMPfam hit to Thymidylat_synt, Thymidylate synthase, score: 708.5, E(): 3.9e-210), translating to MTATIDDQEKNQRSNPDHEEYQYLDLIRRIINVGEVRPDRTGTGTVALFAPPSFRFSLADNTLPLLTTKRVFLRGVIAELLWFVSGCTDAKMLSSQGVGIWDGNGSKEFLEKVGLGHRREGDLGPVYGFQWRHFGAEYTDADGDYKGKGVDQLQRVIDTIKNNPTDRRIILSAWNPKDLPLMALPPCHMFCQFFVSLPPADSPGSKPKLSCLMYQRSCDLGLGVPFNIASYALLTHMIALITDTEPHEFILQMGDAHVYRDHVEPLKTQLEREPRDFPKLKWARSKEEIGDIDGFKVEDFVVEGYKPWGKIDMKMSA from the exons ATGACAGCAACAATCGACGACCAGGAAAAGAACCAACGATCTAACCCGGACCACG AGGAATATCAGTACCTCGATCTCATTAGGCGAATCATTAACGTAGGAGAGGTTCGGCCAGACCGTACCGGTACAGGAACTGTTGCTCTCtttgctcctccttctttccgcTTTTCCCTCGCCGACAacacccttcctcttctgacGACGAAACGCGTCTTCCTTCGCGGTGTCATTGCCGAGCTTTTGTGGTTCGTTTCTGGCTGTACCGACGCCAAAATGCTCTCTAGCCAGGGTGTAGGGATCTGGGATGGTAATGGAAGCAAAGAATTCCTGGAGAAGGTCGGACTTGGCCACAGAAGGGAAGGTGATCTGGGACCTGTATACGGGTTCCAGTGGAGACATTTTGGTGCCGAGTACACTGATGCCGACGGAGACTacaagggcaaaggagTCGACCAATTGCAAAGGGTAATCGACACTATCAAGAACAACCCAACTGACAGACGGATTATCTTATCGGCTTGGAACCCAAAGG ATCTTCCCCTGATGGCTCTTCCGCCCTGCCACATGTTCTGCCAATTCTTCGTCTCACTTCCTCCTGCTGATTCACCGGGTTCCAAGCCAAAACTTTCTTGCTTGATGTATCAGAGGTCTTGTGACTTAGGCCTTGGTGTCCCATTCAACATTGCGTCTTACGCACTGCTAACCCATATGATTGCCCTCATTACCGACACCGAACCGCATGAGTTTATTTTACAAATGGGAGATGCGCATGTGTACAGGGATCATGTTGAGCCATTGAAGACGCAACTGGAAAGGGAGCCTAGAGATTTCCCCAAGTTAAAATGGGCTaggagcaaggaagaaattGGAGACATCGATGGTTTCAAGGTTGAGGACTTTGTGGTTGAGGGATACAAGCCATGGGGGAAAATCGACATGAAGATGTCT GCTTAA
- a CDS encoding hypothetical protein (HMMPfam hit to FAA_hydrolase, Fumarylacetoacetate (FAA) hydrolase family, score: 270.4, E(): 2.9e-78), with amino-acid sequence MSNFIKAGRKIVAIGRNYADHAKELGNAIPKEPFFFLKPTSSYLVPDNGPVEIPRGVIVHHEVELGVVIGKNGRDISPSAAFDHVAGYSLAVDMTARNVQDKAKAKGLPWSAAKGFDTFCPIGPFIPKHFIADPTKVGLHFSVNGTVKQSGLTSDMIFDIPQLIAFVSGIMKLEEGDLVLTGTPSGVGKIKRGEIFEAKLTYPGLDGEVLSKYEIECVERQGGYEFMP; translated from the exons ATGTCCAACTTTATCAaagcaggaaggaag ATTGTCGCTATTGGTCGCAACTACGCTGATCACGCCAAGGAGCTTGGTAACGCCATTCCTAAGG agcctttcttctttttgaaacccacttcttcttacCTTGTCCCTGACAATGGACCTGTTGAGATCCCTCGGGGGGTTATCGTGCATCATGAAG TTGAGCTTGGTGTTGTCATCGGTAAGAACGGTCGAGACATCTCCCCTTCTGCTGCCTTCGACCATGTTGCTGGATACT CTCTTGCTGTCGACATGACTGCCCGTAATGTTCAGGATAAGGCCAAGGCTAAAGGTTTGCCTTGGTCTGCTGCCAAGGGCTTCGATACTTTCTGCCCTATTGG TCCTTTCATTCCCAAGCACTTCATTGCCGATCCTACTAAAGTCGGCCTCCATTTTTCGGTCAACGGTACTGTTAAGCAGTCTGGCCTCACCTCCGACATGATCTTCGACATTCCCCAGCTCATTGCATTTGTCTCTGGTATCAtgaagcttgaagaaggtgacTTGGTACTTACTGGAACCCCTAGTGGGGTGGGAAAGATTAAGAGGGGGGAAATTTTCGAGGCGAAGTTGACTTACCCTGGATTAGATGGTGAGGTCTTGAGCAAGTATGAAATCGAATGCGTGGAGAGGCAAGGAGGTTACGAGTTTATGCCTTAA
- a CDS encoding hypothetical protein (HMMPfam hit to Acyl-CoA_dh, Acyl-CoA dehydrogenase, C-terminal domain, score: 153.9, E(): 3.5e-43) yields MSDHPVLRYIPAGTWALVEPLVSDRAKTLLVTLIDFLENDVIPSEALYYAQLPADPATRWQAIPQALENLKIKAKTLGLWNLWLSGGDFQGMAGGEGGGLTNLEYAIMAEIMGHSIVLAPQATNCSAPDTGNMEVLARFGTQEQKNRYLVPLLNGDIRSSFAMTEYGVASSDATNLRNTQATSMSSSTLSLSGHKWWISGAGDPRTSVHIVLAVTDPKNPSAYKRHSLLLVEPKQKGVKIVRPMMVMGYDDAPEGHCEVIYDNVEVDLVKGLVGGKEGLGRGFEMLQARLGPGRLHHCMRSLGIASRALDLLLQRVSDPARKTFGKFLREHGTVLADIAHSRAEIDQSRLLVLAAARQIDVAGAKGALQDIGISKFTVPKMALQVVDRAMQVHGAEGLSQDQPLASWYAQLRTLRFADGPDEVHIQQIGKRELKRVEELQSRTEKIRRKSEKLLKEGGKERAKL; encoded by the exons ATGTCCGACCACCCTGTACTTCGATACATCCCTGCTGGAACTTGGGCTTTA GTGGAACCCCTTGTGTCCGACCGGGCTAAAACGTTGCTTGTAACCCTCATTGATTTCCTTGAA AATGATGTGATCCCGTCAGAAGCCCTCTACTATGCTCAACTTCCAGCCGACCCTGCTACCCGCTGGCAAGCCATCCCCCAAGCGCTGGAGAATCTTAAGATTAAGGCAAAGACGCTCGGCTTGTGGAACCTTTGGTTGAGTGGAGGAGATTTTCAAGGAATGGCTGGTGGTGAAGGTGGAGGACTCACCAATCTCGAG TATGCCATAATGGCAGAAATCATGGGTCACTCGATAGTTCTTGCCCCTCAAGCTACCAACTGCTCGGCCCCTGATACCGGCAACATGGAAGTACTTGCCAGATTCGGGACGCAAGAGCAAAAGAACAGGTACCTGGTGCCACTTTTGAACGGAGATATCAGAAGCAGCTTTGCAATGACAGAATACGGAG TGGCTTCATCCGATGCTACTAACCTCCGCAACACCCAAGCCACTTCCATGTCTTCAAGCACCCTCTCGTTGTCAGGACATAAATGGTGGATCTCAGGTGCGGGCGATCCTCGAACATCTGTTCATATAGTGTTGGCCGTTACCGATCCCAAGAACCCGTCAGCATACAAGCGACATTCACTGCTGCTTGTCGAACCGAAGCAGAAGGGTGTAAAGATTGTACGGccgatgatggtgatgggaTACGATGATGCACCAGAAGGGCACTGCGAGGTCATATACGATAACGTGGAAGTGGATCTTGTCAAGGGCCTCGTgggtggcaaggaagggCTAGGAAGGGGGTTTGAGATGCTACAGGCGAGACTCGG ACCTGGAAGACTTCATCACTGCATGCGTTCGTTAGGTATCGCTTCTAGGGCTCTTGATTTGCTGCTCCAGCGAGTTTCCGACCCCGCAAGGAAGACGTTTGGGAAGTTTTTGCGAGAACATG GAACGGTGTTAGCAGACATCGCACACTCCCGAGCAGAGATTGATCAATCACGATTGCTCgtccttgctgctgctcgtCAGATTGACGTGGCTGGTGCCAAGGGCGCCTTGCAGGACATTGGTATCTCCAAG TTTACCGTCCCCAAGATGGCCCTACAAGTCGTTGATCGTGCGATGCAAGTCCATGGCGCGGAAGGGCTATCACAAGACCAACCCCTGGCATCATGGTACGCTCAGTTGCGAACCTTGCGCTTCGCAGAT GGTCCTGATGAGGTACACATTCAGCAAATCGGTAAGCGTGAGCTTAAGAGAGTAGAAGAATTGCAGAGTAGGACGGAGAAAATTAGAAGGAAAAGTGAGAAACTACTGAAAGAaggtggcaaggaaagagcgAAGCTGTAA
- a CDS encoding hypothetical protein (Match to ESTs gb|CF192609.1|CF192609, gb|CF191194.1|CF191194, gb|CF188674.1|CF188674; HMMPfam hit to Cyt-b5, Cytochrome b5-like Heme/Steroid binding domain, score: 71.9, E(): 1.7e-18; HMMPfam hit to FA_desaturase, Fatty acid desaturase, score: 264.8, E(): 1.4e-76), giving the protein MSAAVPPMTPPLEKEESELVHRRPSPVDQLDPAFTPPHTPEQNPCKSTKGKGIDPIDPTLLASDRHIPDNYVSYTIANQKYLPPITWKNLIYNIQWISFLALTVTPSLAIYGVFTTAWNTKTAIWSVIYYFITGLGITAGYHRLWAHRAYNASVPLQFALAIAGTGAVEGSIKWWCRGHRAHHRYTDTELDPYSAEKGFFWSHVGWMLVKPRGKIGVADVSDLSRNRVVKWQHRHYIPLILGMGFVLPTVVAGLGWGDWRGGFFFAGAARLCFVHHSTFCVNSLAHWLGEQPFDNKHSPRDHIITALCTIGEGYHNFHHQFPQDFRNAIKWFQYDPTKWFIWTMSQLGLASHLKRFPDNEVKKGQYTMKLRLLKEQADQLEWPKSSNDLPVISWDDFKAEAKERSLVAIHGFIHDCSSFVEDHPGGAHLIKRAIGTDATTAFFGGVYDHSNAAHNLLAMMRVGILDGGMEVEHLKRRPAESAASSVTNSPVSSASASSVDIQSLADDDFRLDQTQLNSQGPKPKAPFGQPQAQVADRWTLSVPPSEKLRIVQTVPEIRPGLLTHRSTGKLNKVTKADVGGEINEFIGEKPVAAA; this is encoded by the exons ATGTCTGCCGCCGTTCCGCCCATGACCCCTCCTctcgagaaggaagagagtgagCTTGTTCACAGGCGACCCTCTCCTGTTGATCAACTCGATCCTGCCTTCACACCGCCTCATACTCCCGAACAGAACCCTTGCAAATCAACCA AGGGCAAGGGAATCGACCCCATCGACCCCACTCTCCTCGCTTCTGACCGACATATTCCCGATAACTACGTCTCCTACACTATCGCCAACCAAAAATACCTTCCTCCTATTACATGGAAAAACTTGATCTACAACATCCAGTGgatctccttcctcgcACTCACCGTcactccttctctcgctaTATATGGAGTGTTTACCACCGCCTGGAATACTAAGACTGCTATTTGGAG TGTTATCTACTATTTCATCACTGGTCTCGGTATTACCGCTGGTTACCACCGTCTTTGGGCTCACCGTGCCTACAATGCCAGtgttcctcttcaattCGCTCTCGCCATTGCCGGTACCGGTGCTGTTGAAGGTTCCATCAAGTGGTGGTGCCGAGGTCACCGAGCCCACCACCGTTACACCGACACCGAGCTTGACCCTTACTCCGCTGAGAAGGGCTTCTTCTGGTCTCACGTTGGATGGATGTTGGTCAAGCCCCGAGGCAAGATCGGTGTCGCCGATGTCAGTGATTTGAGCAGGAACAGGGTCGTAAAATGGCAACACAGGCATTACATTCCCTTGATCTTGGGTATGGGTTTCGTTCTCCCTACTGTTGTCGCTGGTCTTGGCTGGGGAGACTGGAGGGGtggtttcttctttgctggTGCGGCCAGGTTGTGCTTTGTCCACCAC TCTACTTTCTGTGTCAACTCTCTTGCCCATTGGCTTGGTGAGCAGCCCTTCGACAACAAGCACTCTCCTCGAGACCATATCATCACTGCTCTTTGCACCATTGGCGAGGGCTACCACAACTTCCACCATCAATTCCCTCAGGACTTCCGAAACGCTATCAAGTGGTTCCAGTATGACCCCACTAAGTGGTTCATCTGGACCATGTCTCAGCTCGGTCTTGCCTCTCACTTGAAGCGTTTCCCTGACAACGAGGTTAAGAAGGGTCAGTACACCATGAAATTGCGGCTTCTCAAGGAGCAGGCCGACCAGCTTGAATGGCCCAAGTCTAGCAACGACCTTCCTGTTATCAGTTGGGACGATTTCAAGGCTGAAGCCAAGGAACGCTCTCTTGTTGCTATCCACGGTTTCATTCACGactgttcttctttcgttgaGGACCACCCTGGTGGTGCCCACCTCATCAAGCGTGCTATCGGTACTGACGCCACTACTGCCTTCTTCGGTGGTGTCTATGACCATTCCAACGCTGCTCACAACTTGCTCGCTATGATGCGTGTCGGTATCCTTGATGGTGGTATGGAGGTTGAACATCTCAAGCGACGTCCCGCCGAGTCTGCGGCTTCCTCTGTCACCAACTCTCCTGtctcttccgcctctgccTCCTCTGTCGACATCCAGTCTCTCGCCGATGACGACTTCCGTCTCGACCAGACTCAACTCAATTCTCAGGGCCCCAAGCCTAAGGCTCCTTTCGGTCAGCCTCAGGCTCAGGTTGCTGACAGGTGGACGCTTTCTGTGCCCCCTAGTGAGAAGTTGAGGATCGTCCAGACTGTACCCGAAATCAGACCGGGATTGTTGACTCACCGATCGACCGGAAAGCTCAACAAGGTCACCAAGGCTGATGTCGGCGGTGAGATTAACGAGTTCATCGGGGAGAAGCCTGTGGCTGCGGCTTAG
- a CDS encoding hypothetical protein (HMMPfam hit to DUF408, Domain of Unknown Function (DUF408), score: 11.2, E(): 8.9e-08) — translation MPIAIPAAQSSSTASPNARAPVVPPAPRNPVRLSVAARDHPQPSAGPSTASSTPVHTTSVPSGNNSIAPAGGEDAEALKRAAVRKAQLQRRVERWMDKLMEETVDRATFKKTVSHFTPPQYLEITHERHLNSLCSYPVCPNPPYRPYSSSRRFVISTRARTIKPKEGNEEEGYCSKKCRARSGWVEGKLDKEAVWLRGKVEDVELLEELEERGEVNLEAITKEEPKTTSRKESTARATPSPVPKPALPTKQIISNPKQPLASEVLVPAPSANVVTSLIESLTIHERPVPSVAPAPPSLSGPVDHSTSSHAPPAVEPQPLPLPQPQPQPSLSSHARRNPNSLLSPSSTLTRSLLSATNSIPAAAISQSSPNGDDSEEEESEASEWEKEMRFGEETEEVKGWFEEAMAAREMLGDKEETEE, via the exons ATGCCAATCGCGATACCAGCCGCTCAATCATCCTCTACAGCTTCCCCCAATGCCCGCGCTCCGGTAGTCCCTCCCGCCCCGCGCAACCCCGTCCGCCTCTCCGTCGCAGCGCGCGACCACCCTCAACCGTCCGCTGGTCCCAGCACTGCCAGCTCTACCCCCGTCCACACTACCTCAGTTCCCTCAGGAAATAATAGCATAGCCCCAGctggtggagaagatgctGAAGCTCTTAAACGTGCTGCTGTCAGGAAAGCTCAGTTACAACGACGAgttgagagatggatggataaGCTTATGGAAGAGACTGTTGATCGGGCTACGTTTAAAAAGACT GTTTCGCACTTCACTCCGCCCCAATATCTCGAAATAACCCACGAACGCCACCTTAACTCCCTCTGCTCCTACCCCGTCTGCCCCAACCCGCCTTACCGACCCTACTCATCATCAAGACGCTTTGTCATCTCGACCCGTGCGAGAACAATCAAACCCAAAGAGGGaaacgaggaagagggatatTGTTCAAAGAAGTGCAGAGCAAGAAGTGGGTGGGTTGAAGGTAAATTGGATAAGGAGGCGGTGTGGTTACGAGGTAAAGTGGAAGATGTAGAATTACTCGAAGAGctagaagagagaggggagGTGAATTTGGAAGCAATAACGAAGGAGGAACCAAAAACGACCAGTCGAAAAGAGTCGACAGCTAGAGCTACTCCCTCACCCGTCCCAAAGCCTGCTCTGCCCACCAAGCAGATCATATCCAACCCCAAACAACCTCTTGCCAGCGAGGTTTTAGTACCCGCTCCATCAGCAAATGTTGTCACCTCTTTGATCGAATCTCTGACAATCCACGAGCGTCCCGTTCCCTCCGTCGCTCCTGCTCCCCCATCGCTCTCTGGACCAGTGGATCATTCCACCTCATCCCACGCGCCTCCAGCGGTCGAACCGCAACCGCTACCCTTACCCCAGCCTCAGCCAcaaccttctctctcttcccatgCCCGCAGGAACCCGAACTCgctcctctccccctcGTCCACCCTCACTCGCTCGCTTCTTTCTGCTACCAACTCTATCCCCGCCGCCGCTATCTCTCAATCATCGCCGAATGGCGACGATagcgaggaggaagaaagcgaAGCAAGTgaatgggaaaaggagatgagattTGGGGAGGAGACAGAGGAGGTGAAGGGCTGGTTTGAGGAGGCGATGGCTGCTAGAGAGATGTTGGgagacaaagaagagacagagGAATAA